One window of Klebsiella quasivariicola genomic DNA carries:
- a CDS encoding family 43 glycosylhydrolase produces MNNWPNPFIEQRADPFILRHLNHYYFIASVPEYDRLEIRRAATLEGLRDAEPVVVWHAPQSGPMSQLIWAPELHEIDGKWYIYFAATHTHDLDALGMFQHRMFVLECADSDPLTGRWQEKGQVVTPFDTFALDATTFTHQGKRWYLWAQKSPHIEGNSNLYLAEMANPWTLKGEPVMLSKPEFDWECQGFKVNEGPAVLVHGDKLFISYSASATDENYCMGLLWIDLQADPLQPTNWHKAPQPVFRTSYENRQYGPGHNSFTQTPEGEDVLVYHARNYTEIEGDPLYDPNRHTRLKLVNWREDGMPDFGIPPADTL; encoded by the coding sequence ATGAACAACTGGCCAAACCCGTTTATTGAACAGCGCGCAGACCCCTTTATTCTGCGCCACCTTAATCACTACTACTTTATTGCCTCGGTCCCGGAATATGACCGGCTGGAGATCCGGCGCGCGGCAACCCTTGAAGGATTGCGCGATGCTGAGCCGGTGGTGGTCTGGCACGCGCCGCAAAGCGGGCCGATGAGCCAGCTGATTTGGGCGCCGGAGCTGCACGAAATAGACGGTAAGTGGTATATCTATTTTGCCGCCACCCATACTCACGATTTGGATGCGCTGGGGATGTTCCAGCATCGCATGTTCGTTCTCGAGTGTGCTGACAGCGATCCGCTAACCGGCCGCTGGCAGGAAAAAGGCCAGGTCGTCACGCCTTTCGATACCTTCGCCCTCGATGCCACCACCTTTACCCATCAGGGGAAACGCTGGTATCTGTGGGCGCAAAAATCCCCGCATATCGAAGGCAACTCAAACCTGTATCTCGCCGAAATGGCTAATCCGTGGACGCTAAAAGGCGAGCCGGTCATGCTGAGCAAGCCGGAGTTCGACTGGGAGTGCCAGGGATTTAAGGTCAACGAAGGTCCCGCGGTGCTGGTGCATGGCGATAAGCTGTTCATCAGCTATTCCGCCAGCGCTACCGATGAAAACTACTGCATGGGGTTACTCTGGATCGATCTGCAGGCCGATCCGCTGCAGCCGACGAACTGGCATAAAGCCCCGCAGCCGGTCTTTCGTACCAGCTATGAAAACCGCCAGTATGGCCCGGGTCATAATAGTTTTACCCAAACGCCGGAAGGAGAAGATGTGCTGGTGTATCACGCGCGGAATTACACCGAGATAGAAGGCGATCCGCTGTATGACCCCAATCGCCACACGCGGTTAAAACTGGTCAACTGGCGGGAAGACGGGATGCCCGACTTCGGTATTCCACCAGCGGATACGCTGTAG